From uncultured Desulfobacter sp.:
GGATCCTCACACAACGCACTTAAAATATTATAGAAAAATCATAGAGCCATAAAAAATTGGCTACATTTTAAGTTTGTCTTTGGGCTTTCGAAACGATTGGCTAAATCAAGCATACTTAAATGTTACACAGCAATTCTAAATTCAATAAAGTATTCTCTTTCCTGGCTGCTTTTTTCTTGCTCGTGCTCTTAATCATGCTCTTACTCGCAGTATTATTTCGAGCAAGAGCACGAGCAAGATTAAGAGCAAGATGGCGTACGGACTCAAATTTAGAATTGCTGAATGTTACAAGCGTTAGTTGACCGGATATGCAAGACGCCAGGTATACCACTGTAGTCCTCTACCGCAAAATTTTTTTTGAGAAAATGTTTATTTTGATGTATGTCTATTGTGTTATGGTACCTGAAATCAATACGGGGCCTGATCAGGTTCGACGGGGTCAGGCTTGTGTTATTGTGCTTTTGACAACAGACTGTAATAGCGAAGAAATTAAACAAAAGCCTGATCTCTCTCGGATAAATTTTTTATTGGTCGAAACGATGATCAAGGCCGATTTTTGCCTGTAGACCTGAAAAACTTTGGCCTTCATCACGTCAATTTAATTTTGGTACTTTTTTATAACCGGCACGGGCGGAGCGAGGTATGGTTCCGGCCTCAACGAATTTTGAAATGCCTTCATTGATAATGCTTTGGCGAGCTTTTCATATAACAGCCACGGGCTGACCTGGTTTATCGACACCCAGGCTTATCCCACAACGAAAGTTGAAAGATCTGTGTTGCTTACACAGATTTTCTTATAAAAACTAAAGGTTCTTTAAGTATGCGTCATCTATTAGTAATCTTAAATTTTTTATTAGTGTTTTCCGTTTTTTTACCTTTTTTTACCTATGCCGTTGGGGAAGATTTGCTCAATACAGATGCGGTATTGTCATCGCAAGATGATAAAGAAGATAAAAAAACAGTTACAACCGGTGATCTGACTGAAAAAAATACAGTTATTGAAACAAAGCCCGGGCGTGTCAATGATGATGATATCAAAAAACGTATTACCGGTATCTTTTCAGAAATTGAAGGTCTTGACAAGGTATCCGTCAGCGTTCGAGAAGGAGTCGTTAGCTTAGAAGGTGAGACACCCAATGAAAAAAAGGCACTGCAAGCTGTCAATCTTGCCAATCGAGTGAGCGATGTGGTCACAGTAGCGGACAGCATCAACCGTACGCTTGATGTTCAAGATAATGTTACCCCAATGATTGCAGATTTAAAACAGCAGGCCCGTGGGCTGATTAAGGCCTTACCGTTATTATTTGTCGCGATCCTCGCATTTGGTGTAGTCACATGGTTTGGCGTATGGCTGTCAAGGCGTAACGGCTTGTGGCAAAGTATTACTCCTAACCTTTTTGTGGCTGAGTTGCTATCGCAAACCGTTAAGGTCATTTTTATTGTCCTCGGGGTGATATTGGGCTTAAGCCTTATGGGGGCAGAAGCCATAATTGGCACGCTTCTGGGTGGTGCAGGGGTGGTTGGTCTTGCCGTTGGTTTTGCGGTAAAAGATACGATTGAGAATTACATTTCATCTCTTATGCTCAGCGTACGACAACCTTTTCGAGCACGAGATTATGTGAATATTGATGGGCAAGAAGGCCTTGTGGTCCGCTTAACCAGCCGTGCTACAATTTTGATGACCTTGGATGGTAACCAGTTGCGTATTCCTAATTCAAAAGTATTTAAAGGCACGATTTTAAATTACACAAAAAAACCTGAACGTCGTTTTACCTTTGAGTTAGGTGTCGATGCCAATGATGATCCTATTGCTGCTATCAAGGTTGGGCTCAATGCCATCAATGCACTGGAGTTTGTATTAGAAACGCCTAAAGCCACCGCTGTCATTAGCCAAGTGGGTGACTCTAATATCGTGCTTGATTTTCGGGTCTGGGTCAATCAAGCCGAGGCAGACTTTTTGATGGCTCGAAGTATTGCCATTCGTGAAGTGAAGCATGCCTTAGAAAATCATGGTTTTAGTTTGCCGGAACCCATTTATCGCTTGCGTTTTAATGAGGATGTGGAAGAATCTATTAAGCAGCTTAATTTCATTGTAAATACTGGTTTTCAACCCAATCATAGTGACGGGCAGTCCACAATTGGAGTAATGTCGAACACCACTCCTGATGCAGTGAATAAAGCAGCAGCTGAACGAGATAAAAGCGTCAATACATACAGTGATAAGTTAGAAAAAGTTGAGGCTAAAGCCCGGGCGAAGCAAATATTAGATGGTGTGGATGCCGAGGATATGCTTGATGCACAACCCAACTCGAATCTGATGGAAAAAGTAGAGGAGGAAATTAAAGAAAATACGGGCGATAAAGATTTGTTGAGTCAAGATAGCCTGCAGGAATAGAAAAACGAATTCATCCTTAAGCTAAAACTTGATCATCGAGTTGTAAATTTGATTTCATCTGACTTATCTTTAGGCTTAAGGTGTTATGCCCGAAATGGTGGGCAACGCAACGCTTTTGCCCACCCTGCAACTATAACTACTGACCCAAGGTCACTAATTCACTCAAGCTTTTCAACAATTGCTTCCACAGCCTGTTCCGCCGTGGCACCGAACAGGGTCTCAATGTCCACAAGATTGAGGTATTTATCATCCCATGCCACATTTGTACTTTCAAGAATCCAGTCCTTAAGCCGGGTATATTTTCCGCCCAGGGCCTTGATTTTTTTCAGCAAGGTAACGTCGCCTGTAGATTTAAACCCAATGTTTAAAGACAGAAGAAATTCAATAATGTTGGGCGACGTCGGCGAGGATGAGAGCACCGGAATTACAAGAATGCTTCGGTTGTCTTTTCGGCCTTTGCCGATATATACGTTCCCTTCCCTAACAATGATGTTTTTGGTGCCTTTGAGACGGTGATCTTTTTCCACTCTTGAGGATTCATTGGCCAGGTTACCTGTTTTGGATACCACATCAATGCGGGTGTCTGCCGTGACTTTTCCTAAAAGGTTTAAGCCGGTGATGCGGTAGAGGACTGCCCCTTTTATTTGGGATATGATTTCCTGAAGATTTTTAAGGACCAGTACATTGGTATTTGTAATCAAAGAAATCTGGATGTTATGTTCGGCCAGGACATCAAATATAATGCCTTCAAAGCTTTCACTGATTCGGCTGGTACCCACGGTAACTGTTTTGGCCTGGTGCTTGATGGCGTCCACGGGCCGGGCCATGATATTGATGGCTTGGTTCATGGTGGTAAAAAAGGTGGACAGCATATTGGCCGGGGTGCCTTTGACGCCGAAGTCCACTTCAAAATCCGATACCGGCAACCTGCCGGAAAGGTATTTCAGCAGCAAAGTAATGTCGGATACCGTGCTCAGACCCATGGCACTGGGAAACTCCCCCTGACGCCTTTTCTGGGAAAACTGATTGTCGAAACCTGCTACGGTTTCCGTGAATTTGTTTTCTAAAAGGACCTCGTAATCATCATGGCCCATGTTCTTGAACTCTTCAATGATATTTTCTATTTTCAGCCTTTGCTCATAGAGAAATTTTGATTTGGCATTGATGGCAAGCGCTGCATAGTACCCCCAGATATGTCCCACCAGGGTATTAAGAACCGGGGCAAAATGTTCCTGGACTTCGGGTATCTTGAAAATGGCTTTGGCATATAGATCAAACCGGTTTTCGCCCTGGGTGGTAATCACAATGGGACAGGCTTTGTGGGCATGGAAAATGGCTGTATCCTTGATGATGTCCCCAAGCACGCTTTCCCTGGTACCGGCGGCACAGACAATGATCAATGGCTCGCTTGACAGGTCAATATGTTTTTTGTCCTCAACAAAATCCGAGGAGATGGTTTTGTAGCAAAGCTCCGACAGTTTGATCCTGATTTCGTCGGCAGATGTTTTGTTGGCACCGGAACCCACTGTGGCCCAGTAATCTTTGGAGATGGCCAGATTGTCCGCACATGCCTTGATTTCATCGCGCATGTCAAGAACCGCTTTCATTTTTGCCGGCAGTTCCATCAGCGCATGGATTTGTTCGCTGATATAGTTTTCACTTCTGGCGTTGAGCAGGGCAGCCAGGTGCAGCCCGAGCACGGCCCCGGCCGTGATCTGGGAATAAAAAGCCTTGGTAGAGGCCACGGACATCTCTATATCCCTGCCGGAACTGGTGTATAATACCCCGTCCACCTTGAAGGTCAGATCCGAATCCCTGCGGTTGACAATGGCAAGGCTCCTGGCACCGTGGGCCCGGACCATGTCTACGGTCCGGTTGGTGTCCGTAGTGGTGCCGGACTGGCTGATGGCCACGACCAGGGTGTTTTCCATGGCTGTGGCATCCTCTCCTTCGCAGTTGATGCTGAAACCGGAAAGCTCGGACGCTTTCTGGGCACGAATGTCCATGGATTTGCCTCCCAGGTAATGGGTGAGAAGATCCGCACATCCCTGGGCTGCAATACCGGCTGTTCCCTGGCCGATGAAATATATTTTTTTTATTTTTCCGGACCGTAAATCTTTTTCCAGGTCCGGCGGAATAATAGTCCTGTTCAGATTGACATTGAAAAGTCCTGACCCCGGATTCTGCTTGAATTTGTTTTCCAGTGTTTTTTCAACGGACAGCGGGGATTCGGAAATCTCCTTGAGAAAATAGTGGTTATACCCCTGGCGGTCAATGTCCCTGGAGGTGATTTGGCTTGTGAGCACATCTTCCCGGGTCAGGGTTATGGGTTGGTAGTCGTAATAAAAGGAGCGCACCCCTTCAATACCGCCGGCACTCTCTTGATCCAGGACCACGATCTGGCCCTTGTCTTCGCCGTTGAGTTTGATGTAGTGGCGAGTCTCCTCCACCACCCCGTATAATTCCGATGCCGCAATGTAATGGTCCGGGGCAAGCCCCACAAAAATGGCCTGCCCACTGCCTTTCTGGGCCAGAAATAATTTGCCCGGGGCAAGGTCTGTGTGCATGGAAATGGCATGGGACCCTTCAAATTCATTGACCGCCAGGCGAAAGGCCTCTTCAATGGGCGCGCCCATTTTCAGGTGGTGTTCAATCTGCAATGGGATCAATTTGGTGTCCGTTGTGATCTGGGGATGAATTTTATTGTACCGGGCCTCGTATTCGGTTTTCAGTTCCAGGTAGTTGTCAATATCTCCGTTAAGGCAGACATGGATAATGCCGCTTAGGGATATTTTGGTATCTGTGAGTGTATTATCCAAAGGATGGCAGTTGGCCTCGGTGATATCACCTACGGATGCCCACCTTGTATGGGCAGAGACCGATGACGCCAAAGTGGGAAATTCGGCAAGTGTCTGGAGTAGGTGATCGTTTTTAATCTGATTTCTGATAAAGGCGATGTTGTCGCCAAGGGCACCTATCTCTGCGGCAAATTTGTATACAAAACAGATGGTAATTCGGTCCGGGGACCCTGGTCTGCTAACTTTATTGATGGAGATGGTGTTGTTTGACAGGATTTGTCGGTTGCTTCTGTTTTCCAACCCTTCGGCAATCCCTTTTTTTTCCAGAACGCTTTTGTACTTTGAAAATTCCT
This genomic window contains:
- a CDS encoding mechanosensitive ion channel domain-containing protein; this translates as MRHLLVILNFLLVFSVFLPFFTYAVGEDLLNTDAVLSSQDDKEDKKTVTTGDLTEKNTVIETKPGRVNDDDIKKRITGIFSEIEGLDKVSVSVREGVVSLEGETPNEKKALQAVNLANRVSDVVTVADSINRTLDVQDNVTPMIADLKQQARGLIKALPLLFVAILAFGVVTWFGVWLSRRNGLWQSITPNLFVAELLSQTVKVIFIVLGVILGLSLMGAEAIIGTLLGGAGVVGLAVGFAVKDTIENYISSLMLSVRQPFRARDYVNIDGQEGLVVRLTSRATILMTLDGNQLRIPNSKVFKGTILNYTKKPERRFTFELGVDANDDPIAAIKVGLNAINALEFVLETPKATAVISQVGDSNIVLDFRVWVNQAEADFLMARSIAIREVKHALENHGFSLPEPIYRLRFNEDVEESIKQLNFIVNTGFQPNHSDGQSTIGVMSNTTPDAVNKAAAERDKSVNTYSDKLEKVEAKARAKQILDGVDAEDMLDAQPNSNLMEKVEEEIKENTGDKDLLSQDSLQE
- a CDS encoding SIS domain-containing protein; this translates as MKRQGNLSTQLFDYLKHIANLNVDMGKPLSSVKENTLLFFPDTCCTLGCGICALVAFKGPACKSDLESLSKGIETLSKNRLGPFSEDTSPMVSKEYLGGEEFLSSLFDHAQNLKQETIFASLFYDRVKTRKLSEITQDIKKILTDEIRDFKFATASLSTPEVEIAADHIDQLKDIFWCLKKEIIDNIEAIEQLAPGIEKQNNPTGIALFKRINAVLNSLDRLEVRGRDSAGISVLCTLYEQEFSKYKSVLEKKGIAEGLENRSNRQILSNNTISINKVSRPGSPDRITICFVYKFAAEIGALGDNIAFIRNQIKNDHLLQTLAEFPTLASSVSAHTRWASVGDITEANCHPLDNTLTDTKISLSGIIHVCLNGDIDNYLELKTEYEARYNKIHPQITTDTKLIPLQIEHHLKMGAPIEEAFRLAVNEFEGSHAISMHTDLAPGKLFLAQKGSGQAIFVGLAPDHYIAASELYGVVEETRHYIKLNGEDKGQIVVLDQESAGGIEGVRSFYYDYQPITLTREDVLTSQITSRDIDRQGYNHYFLKEISESPLSVEKTLENKFKQNPGSGLFNVNLNRTIIPPDLEKDLRSGKIKKIYFIGQGTAGIAAQGCADLLTHYLGGKSMDIRAQKASELSGFSINCEGEDATAMENTLVVAISQSGTTTDTNRTVDMVRAHGARSLAIVNRRDSDLTFKVDGVLYTSSGRDIEMSVASTKAFYSQITAGAVLGLHLAALLNARSENYISEQIHALMELPAKMKAVLDMRDEIKACADNLAISKDYWATVGSGANKTSADEIRIKLSELCYKTISSDFVEDKKHIDLSSEPLIIVCAAGTRESVLGDIIKDTAIFHAHKACPIVITTQGENRFDLYAKAIFKIPEVQEHFAPVLNTLVGHIWGYYAALAINAKSKFLYEQRLKIENIIEEFKNMGHDDYEVLLENKFTETVAGFDNQFSQKRRQGEFPSAMGLSTVSDITLLLKYLSGRLPVSDFEVDFGVKGTPANMLSTFFTTMNQAINIMARPVDAIKHQAKTVTVGTSRISESFEGIIFDVLAEHNIQISLITNTNVLVLKNLQEIISQIKGAVLYRITGLNLLGKVTADTRIDVVSKTGNLANESSRVEKDHRLKGTKNIIVREGNVYIGKGRKDNRSILVIPVLSSSPTSPNIIEFLLSLNIGFKSTGDVTLLKKIKALGGKYTRLKDWILESTNVAWDDKYLNLVDIETLFGATAEQAVEAIVEKLE